Proteins encoded together in one Fusobacterium perfoetens window:
- a CDS encoding adenine deaminase — MKEITVENLKQLVRAGRGLIPATLVIKNGNLVNVMSSEIYPADVAIYEDKIVAIGNVEDYIGENTEILDATGKYITPGLIDGHIHSECSKLSITSYAKAVVPCGTTSMISGLDEYISVAGLDGLKEIFEEIEKSPLKVFWGAPHQTPYTIPQSTIAYNFTKETHQEVQKWKECFGVWETVREFIQEEDENTLGAIVEAAKNRLPVFGCAPMARGKELNGYLCGGVRLDHESYDHEEVVEKMRNGMHMLIRESSVTHFLKENMRAVTEVNPAFARRVSFCTDDVTASDVLEKGHLDNVVRLTIEQGIDPMTAIQMATINSAEAYRIDHLIGSVCPGRIADILLVDNLEKFNVETVITNGKVVAKNKKLTYDLQAPKRSELLTSRLKCDRVTAEDFMYKVTQESGKVKVLSMNVIGPFVRKRRDAILNVENHFVQPDVENDVLMVSVIERFGRNGNKSLGFCSGWKLKKGAMASSAAPDDNNIVVLGANANDMAVAVNHLIENGGGQVVVCDGEVIEFLPLPVGGICSDAEPSEIARIEKLLSKAANDLGCDLPEPLMYMFFLPITAIPDYAITDLGPVDCIALEVINPIIEENL, encoded by the coding sequence GAAGATAAAATAGTGGCTATCGGAAATGTAGAAGATTACATTGGAGAAAACACAGAAATTTTAGATGCAACTGGAAAATATATCACTCCAGGATTAATCGACGGACACATTCACAGTGAATGTAGTAAATTAAGTATCACAAGTTATGCAAAAGCTGTTGTACCTTGTGGAACTACAAGTATGATATCTGGTTTAGATGAATATATATCTGTTGCAGGATTAGACGGATTAAAAGAAATTTTTGAAGAAATTGAAAAAAGTCCTTTGAAAGTTTTCTGGGGAGCACCTCATCAAACTCCTTATACAATCCCTCAATCAACAATAGCTTATAACTTTACAAAAGAAACTCACCAAGAAGTACAAAAATGGAAAGAATGTTTTGGTGTATGGGAAACTGTTAGAGAGTTTATCCAAGAAGAAGATGAAAATACTTTAGGTGCAATTGTTGAGGCAGCAAAAAATCGTTTACCAGTATTCGGTTGTGCTCCAATGGCTAGAGGAAAAGAATTAAATGGATATCTATGTGGTGGAGTTCGTTTAGACCATGAAAGTTATGATCACGAAGAAGTAGTAGAAAAAATGAGAAATGGTATGCATATGCTTATAAGAGAATCTTCAGTAACTCATTTCTTAAAAGAAAATATGAGAGCTGTTACAGAAGTAAATCCAGCATTTGCTAGAAGAGTAAGTTTCTGTACTGACGACGTTACAGCAAGTGACGTTTTAGAAAAAGGACATTTAGATAATGTTGTAAGACTTACTATAGAACAAGGAATTGACCCAATGACTGCAATTCAAATGGCAACAATTAATAGTGCTGAAGCTTATAGAATTGATCATTTAATCGGTTCTGTTTGTCCAGGAAGAATTGCTGATATATTATTAGTAGATAATTTAGAAAAATTTAATGTAGAAACAGTTATAACAAACGGAAAAGTTGTAGCAAAAAATAAAAAATTAACTTACGACTTACAAGCTCCAAAAAGAAGTGAATTATTAACAAGCAGATTAAAATGTGACAGAGTTACAGCTGAAGACTTTATGTATAAAGTAACTCAAGAAAGTGGAAAAGTAAAAGTTTTATCAATGAACGTTATTGGACCTTTCGTAAGAAAAAGAAGAGATGCTATCCTTAATGTAGAAAATCATTTTGTACAACCAGATGTAGAAAATGACGTATTGATGGTATCAGTTATTGAGAGATTCGGAAGAAATGGAAATAAATCTTTAGGATTCTGCTCTGGATGGAAACTTAAAAAAGGAGCTATGGCATCATCAGCTGCCCCAGACGATAACAACATTGTTGTATTAGGAGCTAACGCAAATGATATGGCAGTGGCTGTAAACCATTTAATTGAAAATGGTGGAGGACAAGTTGTTGTTTGTGATGGAGAAGTTATTGAATTTTTACCTTTACCAGTAGGTGGAATTTGTAGCGACGCTGAGCCTAGTGAAATTGCTAGAATAGAAAAATTACTTTCTAAAGCAGCAAATGATTTAGGTTGTGACTTACCAGAACCTTTAATGTATATGTTCTTCTTACCTATAACAGCTATACCTGATTATGCTATCACAGATTTAGGTCCTGTTGATTGTATAGCTTTAGAAGTTATTAATCCTATTATAGAAGAAAATTTATAA